The following proteins are encoded in a genomic region of Catenulispora sp. GP43:
- the lon gene encoding endopeptidase La: protein MSENMTGATKAFPVIPLDDAVVLPGMVVPLDLSDSETRAAVDAAANGPTRGGKPQVLLVPRLDGTYAKSGVVGIIEQTGRMAGSGRMVAVVRGTNRATIGVGTTGPGAALWVEAIVLEEPPITAKTRELAKEYKDLAIQILQHREAFQVVDMVQQISDPSQLADSAGYAPYLKAVQKVELLETLSVDERLEKLLTWGREHLVELDVSETIRKDVEDGLEKQQREFLLRRQLSAIRKELAELDGKEASEEEDYRSRVETADLPDKVREAALKEVDKLERSGDQNPEAGWIRTWLDTVLEMPWSERSEDSYDIAGARAVLDADHAGLDDVKERIVEYLAVRKKRQDKGLELVGGRRSGAVLALVGPPGVGKTSLGESVARAMGRKFVRVALGGVRDEAEIRGHRRTYVGALPGRIVRAIKDAGTMNPVVLLDEIDKVGADYRGDPTAALLEVLDPAQNHTFRDHYLEVELDLSDVVFLATANVLESIPGPLLDRMELVRLDGYTEDEKVLIARDHLLPRQIDRAGLSVDEVEFDDEALRLLAQQYTREAGVRDLERAISRVLRKVAAKTALADSEAAAKSQTPVLDQDTADASTDAPASAEAEVKDSAVAPEGSKAKLTITVENLKDYLGRPRHTPETADRLAVPGVATGLAVTGAGGEVLFVEASLSDPETGGTGVTLTGQLGDVMKESAQIALSYLRSHGAELELPVADLSKRAVHVHVPAGAQPKDGPSAGVTMTTALASLLSGRLVRKDVAMTGEVSLTGRVLPIGGVKQKLLAAHQAGATTVLLPKRNGPDLDDVPAEVLDKLTVHLVGDVREVLDLALEPAERPVAVAAV, encoded by the coding sequence ATGAGTGAGAACATGACCGGCGCGACCAAGGCCTTCCCGGTCATCCCGCTGGACGACGCCGTCGTCCTGCCGGGCATGGTCGTGCCGCTGGATTTGTCCGACTCCGAGACCCGCGCGGCCGTCGACGCCGCCGCCAACGGCCCCACCCGCGGGGGCAAGCCGCAGGTGCTGCTCGTGCCGCGGCTGGACGGCACCTACGCCAAGTCCGGCGTGGTGGGCATCATCGAGCAGACCGGCCGGATGGCCGGCTCCGGGCGCATGGTCGCCGTCGTGCGCGGCACCAACCGGGCCACCATCGGCGTCGGGACCACCGGTCCCGGTGCCGCCCTGTGGGTCGAGGCGATCGTGCTCGAGGAGCCGCCGATCACCGCCAAGACCCGCGAGCTGGCCAAGGAGTACAAGGACCTGGCCATCCAGATCCTGCAGCACCGCGAGGCCTTCCAGGTCGTCGACATGGTGCAGCAGATCTCCGACCCCTCGCAGCTGGCCGACTCCGCCGGCTACGCCCCGTACCTGAAGGCCGTGCAGAAGGTCGAGCTGCTGGAGACGCTCAGCGTCGACGAGCGGCTGGAGAAGCTGCTGACCTGGGGCCGCGAACACCTGGTGGAACTGGACGTCAGCGAGACCATCCGCAAGGACGTCGAGGACGGCCTGGAGAAGCAGCAGCGCGAATTTCTGCTCCGCCGCCAGCTCTCCGCGATCCGCAAGGAACTGGCCGAGCTCGACGGCAAGGAGGCCTCCGAGGAGGAGGACTACCGCTCCCGCGTCGAGACCGCTGACCTTCCCGACAAGGTCCGCGAGGCGGCGCTGAAGGAAGTGGACAAGCTGGAGCGCTCCGGGGACCAGAACCCCGAGGCCGGCTGGATCCGCACCTGGCTGGACACCGTCCTGGAGATGCCCTGGAGCGAGCGCTCCGAGGACTCCTACGACATCGCCGGCGCCCGCGCCGTCCTGGACGCCGACCACGCCGGCCTGGACGACGTCAAGGAGCGCATCGTCGAGTACCTGGCCGTGCGAAAGAAGCGGCAGGACAAGGGCCTGGAGCTGGTCGGCGGCCGTCGCTCCGGCGCGGTGCTGGCCCTGGTCGGCCCGCCCGGCGTCGGCAAGACCAGCCTCGGGGAGTCCGTGGCGCGCGCCATGGGCCGCAAGTTCGTCCGCGTCGCCCTGGGCGGCGTGCGCGACGAGGCGGAGATCCGCGGTCACCGGCGTACCTACGTCGGCGCGCTGCCGGGCCGCATCGTCCGGGCGATCAAGGACGCCGGCACGATGAACCCGGTCGTGCTGCTCGACGAGATCGACAAGGTCGGCGCCGACTACCGCGGCGACCCGACGGCGGCCCTGCTGGAGGTCTTGGACCCGGCGCAGAACCACACGTTCCGCGACCACTACCTGGAGGTCGAGCTCGACCTGTCGGACGTGGTGTTCCTGGCCACGGCCAACGTCCTGGAGTCCATCCCCGGCCCGCTGCTGGACCGCATGGAGCTGGTGCGCCTGGACGGCTACACCGAGGACGAGAAGGTCCTGATCGCCCGCGACCACCTGCTGCCGCGCCAGATCGACCGCGCCGGGCTGTCCGTCGACGAGGTGGAGTTCGACGACGAGGCGCTGCGGCTGCTGGCCCAGCAGTACACGCGGGAAGCCGGTGTGCGCGACCTGGAGCGCGCCATCTCCCGGGTGCTGCGCAAGGTCGCGGCGAAGACGGCCCTGGCCGACTCCGAAGCCGCCGCCAAAAGCCAGACGCCGGTTCTGGATCAGGACACTGCGGACGCTTCCACCGACGCACCGGCTTCGGCCGAGGCCGAGGTGAAGGACTCTGCGGTCGCCCCCGAGGGTTCGAAGGCCAAGCTCACCATCACGGTCGAGAACCTGAAGGACTACCTGGGCCGTCCCCGCCACACCCCCGAGACCGCCGACCGCCTGGCCGTGCCGGGCGTGGCGACGGGCCTGGCGGTGACCGGCGCCGGCGGCGAGGTCCTGTTCGTCGAGGCCTCGCTGTCCGACCCGGAGACCGGCGGCACCGGCGTGACCCTGACCGGCCAGCTGGGCGACGTGATGAAGGAGTCGGCGCAGATCGCGCTGAGCTACCTGCGCTCGCACGGCGCCGAGCTGGAGCTGCCGGTGGCCGACCTCAGCAAGCGCGCGGTGCACGTCCACGTGCCGGCCGGGGCCCAGCCCAAGGACGGCCCGAGCGCCGGCGTCACGATGACCACCGCGCTGGCCTCGCTGCTGAGCGGCCGCCTGGTCCGCAAGGACGTGGCGATGACCGGTGAGGTGTCCCTGACCGGCCGGGTCCTGCCGATCGGTGGCGTGAAGCAGAAGCTGCTGGCCGCGCACCAGGCCGGTGCCACGACCGTGCTGCTGCCCAAGCGCAACGGCCCCGACCTGGACGACGTCCCGGCCGAGGTGCTGGACAAGCTGACCGTGCACCTGGTCGGCGACGTGCGCGAGGTCCTGGACCTCGCCCTGGAGCCCGCGGAGCGCCCTGTCGCTGTGGCTGCCGTCTAG
- a CDS encoding putative leader peptide gives MRRATILVARRHVDLRRTASAICPACG, from the coding sequence ATGAGACGCGCCACCATTCTCGTGGCTCGCCGTCACGTCGATCTGCGCCGGACCGCGAGCGCGATCTGTCCTGCGTGCGGGTGA
- a CDS encoding LLM class flavin-dependent oxidoreductase, with protein sequence MPARNPRRLHLNAFLHAPGHHDAAWRHPDSGGHRALDVDYHIELARTAERGLFDAVFLGDSLAVRSRPDATVAAGLEPLTLLTALATATEHIGLIATASTTFYEPYILARTLASLDHISHGRAGWNVAAGGDLAEAANFNLDEPVERAVRYERAAEFLDVTTQLWDSWADDAVVHDRRAGRYADPERIREVEHTGLFFKVRGPLNVQRTPQGWPLLVHSASSAVGQEFAARYAEVVLTAQQNLGDAAAFALEVKSRAAAYGREADVPVIMPGIAPVVGSTEAEARRLARELSELQLVEPGVSQLSDLLDVDVAGLEPDRPIPAGLLPREEELADHRFAGSWSTIQITDLAIRERLTVRQIVARLSGGRGYRTVVGTPEQIADSMQEWSQAGAADGFTVAPPILPGGLASFVDQVVPVLQRRGLFRTEYDLGTLRERFGVERPEDHFPERATAPVRRPTLARV encoded by the coding sequence ATGCCCGCACGCAATCCACGCCGGCTCCATCTGAACGCATTCCTTCACGCCCCCGGCCACCACGACGCCGCCTGGCGCCATCCGGACAGCGGGGGCCACCGGGCCCTGGACGTCGACTACCACATCGAGCTCGCCCGGACCGCCGAGCGCGGGTTGTTCGACGCCGTCTTCCTCGGGGACAGCCTGGCGGTGCGCAGCCGGCCCGACGCGACCGTGGCCGCCGGGCTGGAGCCGCTGACGCTGCTGACCGCGCTGGCCACCGCCACCGAGCACATCGGCCTGATCGCCACCGCCTCGACCACCTTCTACGAGCCCTACATCCTGGCGCGCACCCTGGCCTCGCTGGACCACATCTCGCACGGCCGCGCCGGCTGGAACGTGGCCGCCGGAGGTGATCTGGCCGAGGCCGCGAACTTCAACCTGGACGAGCCGGTCGAGCGCGCGGTGCGCTACGAGCGCGCGGCGGAGTTCCTGGACGTCACCACGCAGCTGTGGGACAGCTGGGCCGACGACGCCGTCGTGCACGACCGCCGCGCCGGCCGCTACGCCGACCCCGAGCGCATCCGCGAGGTGGAGCACACCGGCCTGTTCTTCAAGGTCCGGGGACCGCTGAACGTCCAGCGCACGCCCCAGGGCTGGCCGCTGCTGGTGCACTCGGCCTCCTCGGCCGTCGGCCAGGAGTTCGCGGCGCGCTACGCCGAAGTGGTTCTCACCGCCCAGCAGAACCTCGGTGACGCCGCGGCGTTCGCGCTGGAGGTGAAGTCGCGGGCCGCCGCCTACGGCCGGGAGGCGGACGTCCCGGTCATCATGCCGGGCATCGCCCCGGTCGTCGGCTCCACGGAGGCCGAGGCGCGGCGCCTGGCCCGGGAGCTGAGCGAGTTGCAGCTGGTGGAGCCCGGGGTGAGCCAGCTGTCGGACCTGCTGGACGTCGACGTGGCGGGGCTCGAGCCCGACCGGCCGATCCCCGCCGGGCTGCTGCCGCGCGAGGAGGAACTGGCCGACCACCGATTCGCCGGCTCCTGGTCGACGATACAGATCACCGATCTGGCGATCCGGGAGCGGCTGACGGTCCGGCAGATCGTCGCGCGCCTGAGCGGCGGACGCGGCTACCGCACGGTGGTCGGCACGCCCGAGCAGATCGCCGACTCGATGCAGGAGTGGTCGCAGGCCGGGGCCGCCGACGGCTTCACCGTCGCGCCGCCGATCCTGCCGGGCGGACTGGCCTCTTTCGTCGACCAGGTGGTGCCGGTGCTACAACGACGAGGTCTGTTCCGCACCGAGTACGACCTGGGCACATTGCGGGAGCGGTTCGGGGTGGAGCGTCCGGAGGATCATTTCCCCGAGCGCGCGACGGCTCCTGTGCGGCGGCCGACGCTGGCCCGCGTCTAA
- a CDS encoding decaprenylphospho-beta-D-erythro-pentofuranosid-2-ulose 2-reductase encodes MKDSLGAAQSLLVLGGSSDIAMATARKMAAARTKKIFLAGRPSQRLEDNAAELRKLGADVDVVAFDAAATDDHDKVLSQVFAGGDIDVVLMAFGVLGDQTEDEKDPARAAAVAHVNYTGAVSSGIVVAQALKKQGHGALVVLSSVAGERARRSNFIYGSSKAGLDAFAQGLGDSLVGTGVHVMVVRPGFVDTKMTHGMEKAPLATTPDAVADAIITGLRRGSHTVWAPGAFRYVMSGLRHVPRPIFRKLPL; translated from the coding sequence ATGAAGGACTCCCTGGGCGCGGCCCAGTCACTACTGGTGCTCGGCGGCTCCTCGGACATCGCCATGGCCACGGCCCGCAAGATGGCCGCCGCCCGCACCAAGAAGATCTTCCTGGCCGGCCGCCCCTCCCAGCGCCTGGAGGACAACGCCGCCGAACTGCGCAAGCTCGGCGCCGACGTCGACGTGGTCGCCTTCGACGCCGCCGCCACCGACGACCACGACAAGGTGCTGTCCCAGGTCTTCGCCGGCGGCGACATCGACGTGGTCCTGATGGCCTTCGGCGTCCTCGGCGACCAGACCGAGGACGAGAAGGACCCGGCCCGCGCCGCCGCCGTCGCCCACGTGAACTACACCGGCGCCGTCTCCAGCGGCATCGTCGTGGCCCAGGCGCTGAAGAAGCAGGGACACGGCGCCCTCGTGGTCCTGTCCTCGGTGGCCGGCGAGCGCGCCCGCAGGTCCAACTTCATCTACGGCTCCTCCAAGGCCGGCCTCGACGCCTTCGCCCAGGGCCTGGGCGACAGCCTGGTCGGCACCGGCGTGCACGTGATGGTCGTCCGCCCCGGCTTCGTCGACACGAAGATGACCCACGGCATGGAGAAGGCCCCGCTGGCCACCACCCCCGACGCGGTCGCCGACGCCATCATCACCGGCCTGCGCCGCGGCTCGCACACCGTCTGGGCCCCCGGCGCCTTCCGCTACGTGATGTCCGGCCTGCGCCACGTGCCGCGCCCGATCTTCCGCAAGCTCCCGCTGTAG
- a CDS encoding FAD-binding protein: MRDVAVPQQSSTGTDVHPERLYGWGMTSPSVADVADPTAIDQLAELVAGAGPRGVIARGLGRSYGDPAQNGGGRVVRTTSLDKILTIDIENGIVTAQAGVSLHQLMNTMLPLGWFVPVTPGTRYVTVGGAIGADIHGKNHHSAGTFCQHVLSMDLLGADGQIRTLTPATEPELFWATAGGMGLTGIVTQATIAFKKVETARIKADIWRAPDLDGVLAELAATDEKYPYTVAWIDCLSTGRNLGRSVLTCGDFAKLDELPAKVRKAPRKFAPLSLGKVPPVPVSGLLNKMTGRAFNEMWFRKAPVRKEGVIQGVGAFFHPLDGIMEWNRVYGPAGFLQWQFVVPFGAEDTLRRIVEQISAHGAPAALTVLKRFGEGSPGYLSFPSKGWTLALDFPTNTPGLAQLLDGLDEKVLEAGGRLYLAKDSRMRPELMAEMYPRLEAFRKLRAEIDPHQVFMSDQARRLHL, from the coding sequence GTGAGAGACGTGGCTGTGCCACAGCAGAGTTCGACCGGCACCGACGTGCACCCCGAGCGCCTCTACGGCTGGGGCATGACCAGCCCCTCGGTCGCCGACGTCGCCGACCCCACGGCGATCGACCAGCTCGCCGAGCTGGTCGCCGGCGCCGGCCCGCGCGGCGTCATCGCCCGGGGCCTGGGCCGCTCCTACGGCGACCCGGCCCAGAACGGCGGCGGCCGGGTGGTGCGCACCACCTCCCTGGACAAGATCCTCACCATCGACATCGAGAACGGGATCGTCACCGCCCAGGCCGGCGTCAGCCTGCACCAGCTGATGAACACGATGCTGCCGCTGGGCTGGTTCGTGCCGGTCACCCCCGGCACCCGCTACGTCACCGTCGGCGGCGCGATCGGCGCCGACATCCACGGCAAGAACCACCACAGCGCCGGCACCTTCTGCCAGCACGTGCTGTCCATGGACCTGCTCGGCGCCGACGGGCAGATCCGCACCCTCACCCCGGCCACCGAGCCCGAGCTGTTCTGGGCCACCGCCGGCGGCATGGGCCTGACCGGCATCGTCACCCAGGCCACCATCGCCTTCAAGAAGGTCGAGACGGCCCGCATCAAGGCCGACATCTGGCGCGCCCCGGACCTGGACGGCGTCCTGGCCGAACTGGCCGCCACCGACGAGAAGTACCCCTACACGGTGGCCTGGATCGACTGCCTGTCCACCGGCCGCAACCTCGGCCGCTCGGTCCTGACCTGCGGCGACTTCGCCAAGCTCGACGAGCTCCCGGCCAAGGTCCGCAAGGCCCCGCGCAAGTTCGCCCCGCTGTCCCTGGGCAAGGTTCCCCCGGTCCCGGTCAGCGGCCTGCTGAACAAGATGACCGGCCGCGCCTTCAACGAGATGTGGTTCCGCAAGGCGCCGGTCCGCAAGGAAGGCGTGATCCAGGGCGTCGGCGCCTTCTTCCACCCGCTGGACGGGATCATGGAGTGGAACCGCGTCTACGGCCCGGCGGGCTTCCTGCAGTGGCAGTTCGTGGTCCCCTTCGGCGCCGAGGACACCCTGCGGCGGATCGTCGAGCAGATCTCCGCGCACGGCGCCCCCGCGGCCCTGACCGTGCTCAAGCGCTTCGGCGAGGGCAGCCCCGGCTACCTGTCGTTCCCGAGCAAGGGCTGGACCCTGGCCCTGGACTTCCCGACCAACACCCCGGGCCTGGCCCAGCTGCTGGACGGCCTGGACGAGAAGGTGCTGGAGGCCGGCGGCCGCCTGTACCTGGCGAAGGACTCGCGGATGCGGCCGGAGCTGATGGCGGAGATGTACCCGCGCCTGGAGGCGTTCCGCAAGCTGCGGGCCGAGATCGACCCGCACCAGGTGTTCATGTCGGACCAGGCACGCCGCCTGCACCTGTAG
- a CDS encoding decaprenyl-phosphate phosphoribosyltransferase: protein MTSIPTKPAEPQAPGSQTTTAPTDSAAAVDTQADLRKRPPMPVALVLAARPRQWVKNVLVLAAPLAAAKLGHADVLRTSAIAFVAFCFAASCIYFINDVMDVESDRRHPKKRFRPIAAGWVPIPLAVVSGIVCGVIGLGVAAIANWTTVGVVAVYMALHIVYSMWFKHVPVLDLAMVASGFLLRAIVGGVAANLELSQWFLLTTGFGSLFMVAGKRYSEMVLMGEDAASSRKSLQEYSQTYLRFVWQAAATVTMVTYSLWAFQLASTPDIAHKSAKPWLEISVIPWVFIFLRYSMFVDTGRAGEPEDVVLKDRVIMGIGAVWLVVFATGVILVGARG, encoded by the coding sequence GTGACATCCATCCCCACGAAGCCCGCTGAGCCGCAAGCGCCCGGCAGCCAGACCACGACGGCGCCCACCGACTCCGCCGCCGCCGTCGATACCCAGGCCGACCTGCGCAAGCGCCCCCCCATGCCGGTCGCCCTGGTGCTCGCGGCGCGGCCGCGGCAGTGGGTCAAGAACGTGCTCGTCCTGGCCGCCCCGCTGGCCGCGGCCAAGCTCGGCCACGCCGATGTGCTGCGGACCTCCGCGATCGCCTTCGTCGCGTTCTGCTTCGCCGCCTCGTGCATCTACTTCATCAACGACGTCATGGACGTCGAGTCCGACCGGCGCCACCCCAAGAAGCGCTTCCGCCCGATCGCCGCCGGCTGGGTCCCGATCCCGCTGGCCGTGGTCTCCGGCATCGTGTGCGGCGTGATCGGCCTGGGCGTGGCGGCCATAGCGAACTGGACCACGGTCGGCGTGGTCGCCGTGTACATGGCGCTGCACATCGTGTACTCGATGTGGTTCAAGCACGTGCCGGTCCTGGACCTGGCCATGGTCGCCTCCGGCTTCCTGCTGCGCGCCATCGTCGGCGGCGTGGCGGCGAACCTGGAGCTGTCCCAGTGGTTCCTGCTGACCACCGGCTTCGGCTCGCTGTTCATGGTCGCCGGCAAGCGTTACTCGGAGATGGTGCTGATGGGGGAGGACGCCGCCTCCTCCCGCAAGTCGCTCCAGGAGTACTCGCAGACCTACCTGCGCTTCGTGTGGCAGGCCGCGGCGACCGTCACCATGGTCACCTACTCGCTGTGGGCCTTCCAGCTCGCCTCCACCCCCGACATCGCCCACAAGTCGGCCAAGCCGTGGCTGGAGATCTCGGTCATCCCCTGGGTCTTCATCTTCCTGCGCTACTCGATGTTCGTCGACACCGGCCGCGCCGGGGAGCCCGAGGACGTCGTCCTGAAGGACCGCGTCATCATGGGTATCGGGGCCGTGTGGCTCGTCGTGTTCGCCACCGGCGTGATCCTGGTCGGCGCGCGCGGCTGA
- the coaE gene encoding dephospho-CoA kinase codes for MHKDQPTTLNVGLTGGIGSGKSEVLTRLKARGATVVDADLAARRVVEPGTDGYDAVVAEFGSEVVGPDGALDRAKLGAIVFADPERRAALNAIVHPRVGALMAEWANAAPAGGIVVYDIPLLVEGGADRGYAAVIVVDADDEVRYARLLANRGMSRQDAAARMAAQATRAERLAAADYVIANNGSLADLDQETDRVWSELLTLRESTIR; via the coding sequence ATGCACAAGGACCAGCCGACCACGCTCAACGTCGGGCTGACCGGCGGCATCGGCTCGGGCAAGAGCGAAGTCCTCACCAGGCTCAAGGCCCGCGGCGCCACCGTGGTCGACGCGGACCTGGCCGCGCGCCGGGTGGTCGAACCCGGCACCGACGGATATGACGCGGTCGTCGCGGAGTTCGGTTCCGAGGTGGTCGGGCCCGACGGCGCGCTGGACCGGGCCAAGCTGGGCGCGATCGTGTTCGCCGACCCCGAGCGGCGGGCCGCGCTCAACGCGATCGTGCACCCGCGGGTCGGCGCGCTGATGGCCGAATGGGCGAATGCCGCCCCGGCCGGGGGCATCGTCGTCTACGATATTCCGCTGTTGGTCGAGGGTGGAGCGGACCGCGGCTACGCGGCCGTGATCGTCGTCGACGCCGACGATGAGGTCCGCTACGCGCGACTGCTCGCCAACCGCGGCATGTCCAGACAGGACGCGGCCGCGAGGATGGCGGCGCAGGCGACGCGGGCGGAACGGTTGGCGGCGGCGGATTACGTGATCGCGAACAACGGGTCGCTCGCAGACCTCGACCAGGAAACGGATCGGGTGTGGTCCGAACTGCTCACGCTCCGCGAATCAACCATCCGATAG
- a CDS encoding N,N-dimethylformamidase beta subunit family domain-containing protein has translation MDEPAARDAATGNAKGMPRWLTVTGSTAFAAAVFALGYGCTGAAAPAVVSAGPPVKVTTQTPEQPNAYGKLPADRTMPSSAPCATAVRPAGWSKIENAKHGDSSWRSSFDADTSTVAGYLDKVSAACGDTLTLHLSGYVSSASVTAYRMGWYGGAGGRVVWSASHVPVTASPVKYSGAPTYTVEASWPAAERIPVTPAWTPGYYLLVVRAKPDDAGDAIPLIIRDDSAGNGAPGTGSSPLLLQASVLTYQAYNNYGRYSLYYGPKDQSAKRSDRSRVASFDRPYNGDGYRAPFLYDIPLAEEAEKLGLDVDYTTDIDVDERPSQVAAHKALLIGGHSEYWTRRMYDAALYARDKGTNIAFFGANEIYWHARLEPAPSGQDRRMVVYRYANEDPLAKSDPSQATVLWDSPQLQMPEASIVGPAYGELGANGGAFRVLQPDSWIFAGTGVVKDQVLKNSLAGEYDTVKNIAATPPDIDVIAAVPIVFSGQSTMATMSYYTDPSGAGVFAGGMTYWDCQMAQMCGDRPVDPATGKMLAQMTDNVLRVYAQGPAGKRYPSVHRPAPTAQALISTAVSQSDVGIGPPKPTAG, from the coding sequence ATGGACGAGCCGGCTGCGCGGGACGCCGCGACGGGAAACGCTAAGGGGATGCCGCGCTGGCTGACCGTCACCGGTTCCACCGCATTCGCTGCCGCGGTGTTCGCTCTGGGCTATGGCTGCACCGGGGCTGCGGCCCCGGCCGTGGTCAGCGCCGGGCCGCCGGTGAAGGTCACGACGCAGACCCCGGAGCAGCCGAACGCTTATGGGAAGCTCCCGGCGGACCGCACTATGCCTTCCTCCGCACCGTGCGCGACGGCGGTCCGACCGGCCGGCTGGTCCAAGATCGAGAACGCCAAGCACGGTGACTCCTCGTGGCGGTCCAGCTTCGACGCGGACACCTCAACGGTCGCCGGGTATCTGGACAAGGTGAGCGCGGCCTGTGGGGACACCCTGACCCTGCACCTGTCCGGCTACGTGTCCTCGGCCTCCGTCACCGCCTACCGGATGGGCTGGTACGGCGGCGCGGGCGGACGGGTGGTGTGGAGCGCCTCGCATGTCCCGGTCACCGCGAGTCCCGTGAAGTACTCCGGTGCGCCGACGTACACGGTCGAGGCCTCGTGGCCGGCCGCCGAGCGCATCCCGGTCACGCCCGCCTGGACGCCGGGCTACTACCTGCTCGTGGTCCGCGCCAAGCCGGACGACGCCGGGGACGCGATCCCGTTGATCATCCGGGACGACAGTGCGGGCAACGGAGCGCCGGGCACCGGGAGTTCGCCGCTGTTGTTGCAGGCGTCGGTGCTCACGTATCAGGCGTACAACAACTACGGACGGTACAGCCTCTACTACGGGCCGAAGGACCAGTCCGCTAAGCGTTCGGACCGTTCACGGGTGGCGTCCTTCGACCGTCCGTACAACGGTGACGGCTATCGCGCGCCGTTCCTATACGACATCCCATTGGCGGAAGAGGCGGAGAAGCTCGGCCTGGACGTCGACTACACCACGGACATAGACGTGGACGAGCGGCCGAGCCAGGTGGCCGCGCACAAGGCGCTGCTGATCGGCGGACACTCCGAGTACTGGACGCGGCGCATGTACGACGCCGCGCTATACGCGCGGGACAAGGGCACCAACATCGCGTTCTTCGGCGCGAACGAGATCTACTGGCACGCGCGTCTGGAGCCCGCTCCGTCGGGTCAGGACCGGCGCATGGTCGTCTACCGCTATGCGAACGAGGATCCGTTGGCCAAGTCCGATCCCTCGCAGGCGACCGTGCTGTGGGACTCCCCTCAGCTGCAGATGCCGGAGGCCTCGATCGTGGGTCCGGCCTATGGGGAGCTCGGTGCGAACGGCGGGGCGTTCCGGGTGCTCCAGCCGGACTCGTGGATCTTCGCCGGGACCGGGGTCGTCAAGGACCAGGTGCTGAAGAACTCGCTCGCCGGCGAGTACGACACGGTGAAGAACATAGCGGCGACGCCGCCGGACATCGACGTGATCGCGGCGGTGCCGATCGTGTTCTCCGGGCAGTCGACGATGGCGACGATGTCGTACTACACCGATCCGTCCGGCGCCGGGGTGTTCGCCGGGGGGATGACGTACTGGGACTGCCAGATGGCACAGATGTGCGGGGACCGTCCGGTCGACCCGGCGACGGGGAAGATGCTGGCCCAGATGACGGACAATGTGCTGCGCGTGTACGCGCAGGGCCCGGCCGGGAAGCGGTACCCGTCGGTGCACCGGCCGGCGCCGACCGCGCAGGCGCTGATCTCCACGGCGGTGTCGCAGAGCGACGTCGGGATCGGCCCGCCCAAGCCGACGGCGGGGTAG